Genomic window (Pseudomonas sp. L5B5):
CCCGTGCAGACCGCCGGAGAACTGGTAGTTCTTGTTGGAGAACTTGCCGCCGGCGTGGAGCTTGGTGAGGATCAGCTCGATGCCCGACACGCCCTCTTCGGGGTGGATGTCCACCGGCATGCCGCGACCATCGTCGGACACTTCCAGGGAATGATCGGCGTGCAGGATGACCTGTATCGACTTCGCGTGGCCGGCCAGGGCTTCGTCGACACTGTTGTCGATGACTTCCTGGGCCAGGTGGTTGGGCCGCGTGGTGTCGGTGTACATGCCCGGGCGTTTGCGCACCGGGTCGAGTCCCGAGAGGACTTCGATGGCGTCTGCGTTATAGGAGCTAGCGCTGGGAGTGGCCATGGGTTCTCGTCGTTAGTCGTTCAATGAATATGGGGCGCGGCGTCACAGTGCTGTGAGGTCGAGCGCCTGGTACTGATCGGCAGTGATGCCGGCAAAATTCAACATCGCCGGCAATTGGCCGGTAAAACCTTGGAAACTATGATCGCCGCCAGCCTGGATGCGCAAGGCGCAAGCGCGGTAATACGCCTGGGCGTGACGATAGTCCAGTGTCTCGTCCGCGGTCTGCAGCCACACCTGGTAACGCTCCGGGTCCTGGGGCGGCGGGACCTCCAATGCCTCCAGGGCCGCCACGTGATCGAGGGTCAGCTCCCAGGTTTCATCGGTATACAGGTTCTTCTGCGGGCCCAGGTAACCGTCGAACAGGCGGTGCGGGTTGACGGCGGGGTTGACCAGCAAGGCTTTCAGACCGTGGCGCTCGGCAAGGTGTGTCGCATAGTAGCCGCCGAGCGAGCTGCCGACCAGCAGCGGGCGACCCAGTTCGGCGATCGCCTGTTCCAGCTGGGCGATCGCCTGGCGGGGATGATGGTGCAAGGCCGGTACCCGCAACTGCCCGGCCAGGCCGATTTGTTCCATTACCTGGCGCAACTGGGTGGCCTTGGTCGAGGCCGGAGCGCTGTTGAAGCCGTGGATATAAAGGATCGAACCGGACATGCGGACTCCCTGCACCTGGACAAAAGCCGCAGTTTACAGGGATGGCGCCAGGTAACGAAGCCGCTTCAATAACCGTTGCTGCCGTAATCGATGGTGAACTCGTAGCCTTCGACCCGCTGCACGCCGGTTTCCAGCCGTCCGTCGGCCAGCAGCCGCAGCCAGCGATAGCCCGGCGCCCGCTCCTCGACCTTGAAGTCGTCGCTGCGAGGCTCGAACTGGATGCAGGTGGAGGGTGAGGCCAACAGTCGCAGCCCATCGCGCAACTGGTCGATCTCCTGGTGGACATGGCCCCACAGCAGGGCTCGGACCTGCGCATGCCTCTCGATCACCTCGAACAGGGCTTGGGCATTGCGCAAGCCGATGGGCTCCATCCACGTACAGTCGATGGACACCGGGTGATGATGCAGGCAGATCAGGTGGTGACGTTCTGGCGCCTCGTCCAGGGAGCGGGCCAGCAGTTGCAACTGGTCATCCTGGAGAAACCCCGGCACCGAGCCAGGCACCGACGAATCCAGCAGGGTGATGCGCCAGTTGCCGACATCCACCACCGGGTGCAGCAGCTCGCTGTCCCTGGCCGCCAACTGCATGATCTGCGGCTCGTCGTGGTTACCGGGCAACCAGCGGCCCGGCGCCTGGATCTGCGCGGTCAACTGGCGAAAACGCTGGTAGGACTCCAGGCTGCCGTCCTGGGACAGGTCGCCGGTAGCCAGCATCAGGTCGATCCGCGGCTGTTGCGCCAGCACCAGGTCGATGACCCGCTGCAGGCTATCGCTGGTGTTCATGCCCAGCAGCGTGCCCTCCGTCTCGGCAAACAGGTGGCTGTCCGACAGTTGCACCAGCAACACGGAATCGTCGGCGGGCGGAGCGGATACGCTTGGCAAGGCGTTCTCCCGGAGCAAGATCACAAAGCATGAAGAAGGGGGGCAATTATGCTGGGGGAAGTGAAAAAGAGGAAACCCGGGAAGCGGACCCAGTTCACATCCTGGTTCTGTTCAAGCGCTCGCCGAACGAGGATCAGGCAAGGCAAAAACATGCAGGGGCCTGCATGAGCATTCCGAGCCTGTTTCTGCGTCGCGCCAAGGGCGCCCGGCGCGCAGCAGGTTCCAAGTGCAGACAGCTTTTGTACGCAACCTAGCGCACGACCTCGAATTCATGCCCGCAAGCCAGGCAGTGACTCAACCATTCCCCCAGGAAGACATTCAGCTGGGCCTTCTCATCCGGCTGGTGCATGAAGGCATTGGGATAGGGATAGATGCTGCGAAAACGCCGGGCATGCTCGGCACTGATCACCTCGGCCATTCGCGCGTCGTGATAGACCTGCACTTCCAGCTGCGGGATCGGCAGCCAGGGCAGGCTGTGTTCCTGGCGTACCTGCAAGGTGGTGGTATAGGGACAGGCCAGCACCACCTCCAGGGCCAGCACGCCGAGCATCTGGTCGCCCTGGGTCACGGCGATGCGTCGCGCCACCGGCTGGTTGCGCATGTCGGGCAACAGGCGCATCAACCGGGCATAGTTGGCCTCGCAGGCAGCTTGCAGCCCCGCGAGGTCGACCCGATAGCGATCACGCACCTTGTTTACGACCATAACCCCCTCACTTCCGCGCGATTGAGCGCCAGCCATTGCAGGGCAATGATGCTGGCCGCATTGCAGATCAGCCCATCACGCATGGCCTGCTGCGCATCCTCGTAGGCCATCACTGAAACCCGGATATCTTCAGCCTCCTCCACCAGCCCGTGCAATCCGCCGGCGGCGCTGCTGTCGCAACGCCCCAGGTATAGGTGGACCAACTCGGTGCTGCCACCGGGCGACGGGAAATACTGGGTCATTGGCCACAGCGCCGAAATGTCCAGGCCCGCCTCTTCCTGCGCCTCGCGACGGGCAACTTGCTCGGGCTGCTCGTCCTTGTCGATCAGCCCGGCCACCAGCTCCACCAGCCAGGGCGTGGCGGCCTTGCCCATGGCACCGACGCGAAATTGCTCGATCAGCACTACCTCATCACGCTGCGGGTCGTACGGCAGCAGGCAGACCGCATCATGACGAATAAAGACTTCACGGCTGATTTCAGGTCCCATGCCACCGGCGAACAACTCGTGCCGCAGGTGCAGGCGGTCCAGCCGGTAGAAACCCTGGAAACAGTTCTCGCGCCGGACAATCTGGACGGCACTCGGCGTGGAGTGGGCAAAGTCAGTCATAACAATCCTCGTCTACAACATGTTCGATCCGAGGATCCTCCTCGACTTCGCGCAATCCTAACGCGCTCGCGCCTGGCGATGCAGCCCCTTTGGCCTCAGCGGGATAGACGGCGAGGGGCTAAACCTACTCTAATTGTTCCTATTGAGCTTAGTGGCGAACCGACGGCCCCGCAGGCAGTCGAAGCCGGTAACTTTTGCCTCCCCCCTGGTTTATGAAGGACGCCCATGTCGCTTGTCAAAATCGCCTCCGTGGCCTGCATCGCCCTGACCCTGGGCGCCTGCCAGAGCCTGTTCCAGCCAAGCTACAAGACGCCCCTGGAGGCCACCCGAGAGAAGTCCGAACAACTCAAGCCCGGCTGCAGCGGCGCCGAGTGCCCGCTGGTCAATCTCGACACCGTGCATTTCCCCGCCGAGCCACAACTGGACGCCATCATCGAGAAACGCCTGCTGCAGATGACCCGCACCAGCCCCGATGCCCCGCTGCCAGCCAGCCTGGTGGCCTACCGCGAGCAGTTCCTGCGCAGCGCCGCGGACCGCCACGGCATGTACCTGCAATCGAAGGTACGCGATCAGCATGACGGCCTGGTGATCATCGAACTGGCAAGCTACCTGGACACCGGTGCCGCCAACGGCACGCCAGGCCGGGGTTTCGTCAACTATTCGCGCCAGCAGCACAAGGCCCTGAGCCTGGCGGACATGCTGCTGCCAGACCAGGAAGATCGGTTCTGGAAGGCCGCCCGGGTGGCCCACAACAACTGGCTGATCAGTACCCACCTGGATCGCGAGGCCGAGTTCGTGCGGGCCTGGCCCTTCCAGAAAACCCCGAACGTGGCCCTGACCCGCAACGCCGTGACCCTCAAGTACGACGTCAGTGCCATCGCACCCGCCCCCCTGGGCCACGTCGAGCTGCAGATCCCCTATGAGCGCCTGCGCGGCATCTTCAAGCCCGAGCTGCTTCCTGACGCCAACTGAAACCCAGTAGCCCATGCAGCAGCCCTGCCAGCAGCAGCGATGGCAGGGTTGCCCCCACATCCGGATACAGGTTGGCCAGCAGGTGGTAGGTGCTCACGCCGCCGAGCCAGGCCAGCAACGCCGGCCCGCGCAATGCGGCCAACGGCACCTGGGCATTGCGCCGGCGCAGGATGAAATGATCCACCAGCACCACGCCGAACAGCGGCGCGAACACCGAGCCGATCAGCAGCAGGAAGTTCTGGTACTGGGCCAACGGCGCCAGGCAGGCGATCAGGGTGCAGAGCACGCCGATGGCCAGGGCCAGGTGCTCGACCTTCAGCCGTAGCAGGATACCGCTGGAAACGGCCGCCGAATGGATATCGGCAAAGGCGTTCTCCGATTCGTCCAGCAGGATCAGCAGCAACGGGATCCCCAGCCCCGCGCCTGCCAGCGCCAACAGCAGGGCATTGACTTCGCCACTGGGGGCGAAGGCCAGCGTATAGGCCACACCCAGGCTCATCAGCCAGAAATTGCCGATGAAAAAACCCAGGGCAGTGCCACCAAAGACACTCTTGGCACGCTTGCCGAAACGCGAGTAGTCGGCGATCAGCGGCAACCAGGACAGGGGCATGGCGATGGCGATGTCAAAGCCCACGGCGAACGGCATCGAGCCATCTCCGGCCTGGGCCCAGAGCGCTGCCAGGTCGGCCCGGGCGAACAGGTTCCAGGTCAGCCACAGGCATGCCGCAAGCAACAACCAGATGCCCCACTTGCGCAGGATCCGGCGCACGAAGGTCAAGGGGCCGCTGACCGCCAGCAGGGTAGCCAGCGCACCGAAGAACAGCGTCCAGAGCAGCGGGCTGGTCCAGGCACTGCCCTCGCCGAAGGCCCGGGTGCCCAGGAGACTGGCGGCATCGCGCATGACGATGATCTCGAACGAGCCCCAGCCCACCAGTTGCAGCAGATTGAGTACCGCCGGCAGGCGTGCACCGTGGCGTCCCAGGCTGAGCCGAAGGGCGGCCATGGACGCCAGGCCGGTATCGCTGCCGATCACCCCCACCGCCGCCAGCAACAGAACGCCGATCGCCGTGCCCAGCAGGATCGCCAGCAACGAATGGACCAGCCCCAGGCCCGGCGCCAGCAGCGCACCGGTCTGCAGCACCATCAGGCCGATACCGAGGGAGAACCACAGGGAAAACAGGTCGCGAGCGCCGAACGCGCGCTTGTCGACAGGCACCGCGTGATCGGGCGAATAGCTACTGGTTGGGCTGTTCAAGGCGGTAATCTCGAAAGGAAAAGGGACAGAGACAAGAAGCAGCAGCTAGCTGCAAGCTGCAAGCAAGAGCCGTGAGCCTTCGCTTGCTACTTGCCGCTAGCCGCGTACCGCTGCCTCTCAGACTTTCTGGTAGAGCTGGCTGCCTTCCTGCTTGAAGCGCTCGGCCTGCTCGGCCATGCCCTTGGCGACGTCGACGTCCACCGCTTCGATGCGCTGGTTGGCCGCGTACTCACGCACCTCCTGGGTGATCTTCATCGAGCAGAACTTCGGCCCGCACATGGAACAGAAGTGCGCCACCTTGGCCGAGTCCTTGGGCAGGGTCTCGTCATGGAAAGAACGGGCGGTGTCCGGGTCCAGGCCGAGGTTGAACTGGTCTTCCCAGCGAAACTCGAAGCGCGCCTTGGACAGCGCGTTGTCACGGATCTGCGCGCCCGGGTGACCCTTGGCGAGGTCGGCGGCATGGGCTGCGATCTTGTAGGTGATGATGCCGGTCTTGACGTCATCCTTGTTCGGCAGGCCGAGGTGCTCCTTGGGCGTGACGTAGCAGAGCATGGCGCAACCGAACCAGCCGATCATCGCTGCGCCGATACCGGAGGTGATGTGGTCGTAGCCCGGCGCAATGTCGGTGGTCAGCGGGCCGAGGGTGTAGAACGGCGCCTCGTCGCAGCATTCGAGCTGCTTGTCCATGTTCTCCTTGATCAGCTGCATCGGCACATGGCCCGGCCCCTCGATCATGCATTGCACATCATGCTTCCAGGCGATCTTGGTCAGCTCGCCAAGGGTTTCCAGCTCGCCGAACTGCGCTTCGTCGTTGGCGTCGGCAATCGAGCCCGGACGCAGGCCATCACCCAGCGAGAAGCTGACGTCATAGGCCTTCATGATTTCGCAGATTTCGTCGAAGTGGGTGTAGAGGAAGTTTTCCTTGTGATGGGCCAGGCACCACTTGGCCATGATCGAACCGCCGCGGCTGACGATGCCGGTCACGCGCTTGGCGGTCAGTGGCACGTAGCGCAGCAACACGCCGGCGTGGATGGTGAAGTAGTCCACGCCCTGCTCGGCCTGTTCGATCAGGGTGTCGCGAAACAGCTCCCAGGTGAGGTCTTCGGCCACGCCGTTGACCTTCTCCAAAGCCTGGTAGATCGGCACGGTACCGATCGGCACCGGCGAGTTGCGGATGATCCACTCGCGGGTTTCATGGATGTGCTTGCCGGTGGACAGGTCCATCACCGTGTCCGAACCCCAGCGAATGCCCCAGGTCAGCTTGGCCACTTCTTCCTCGATGGAGGAACCCAGGGCGCTGTTGCCGATGTTGCCGTTGATCTTCACCAGGAAGTTGCGGCCGATGATCATCGGCTCCAGCTCGGTGTGGTTGATGTTGGCGGGGATGATCGCGCGTCCGCGGGCGATTTCTTCGCGCACGAACTCGGCAGTGATCTCTTTCGGAATGCTGGCTCCGAAGCTGTGGCCACCGTGCTGCTGCTTCAACAGGCCGGCGGCACGGGCTTCCTGCAGTTTCATGTTCTCGCGGATGGCGACGTATTCCATCTCGGCGGTGATGATGCCCTGGCGCGCGTAGTGCATCTGGCTGACATTGGCCCCGGCCTTGGCCCGGCGCGGGTTGCGCACATGGGCGAAGCGCAGCTTGGTCAGCTCGGCATCGGCCAGGCGCTGCTGGCCGAAATCGGAAGACAGGCCGTCCAGGCGCTCGGTGTCGCCACGATCGTCGATCCAGGCCGAACGTACATCGCCCAGGCCTTTGCGGACATCGATCACCACGTTCGGATCGGTATAGGGACCGGAGGTGTCGTAGACGGTCACCGGGGCATTGATCTCGCCACCGAAGTCGGTGGGGGTCACGTCCAGGGTAATTTCACGCATGGGCACGCGAATATCGGGGCGGGAACCCTGGACATAGATTTTTTGCGAGCGGGTAAAGGGCTGAACCGACTGTTGGTCGACTTGGGCCGACTCACTGAGGTTGCTAGCGTTTTTTAGTTTTGTCGTCATCACGGGCTCTCCAGACAGCATCCAGGCAGTGGAAGTTTGTCGGAGCGAACCTGTAACGGACGGACGCACCCTGTCTGGACGACTAGTGAGTGCAGTGCTTGGTACTCAAGAGGGTGTTCGATTGTCGAACAACATCCCGGACGAAGCACAAGAGGACTCGCCGGGTGACGAGAAATCTTGTTCCCTACGCAGGCGTTAACCTGATCAGGTTCAACGGGATCCGGATTATCCGATCTCAGCCTCATAGCAAGGCACCCCGACAAGAACCGGGCCAGTCTAGACAAAGCCGGGACAGAACGCCAACACCCGTGCGATAAGCATGATGAATGGCCAATCAGCGGATTGTTGCACCGGGGGTGTCACCTCTACACTCGTTGCCCAGTGTCGAACCTTGACGCTCTGTAGGGCGCGCCTTAGCCTTGGCGCCTGGATTATCTCCGTAATATCAACTCTAGGGATCGCCGAATGCTGCGCAAACTCTCACTGGCTGTTGCCGTGTCTTGTGCGTCCAATGGAATGGCCTGGGCAGCAGAAGCGCCTGTGTCCACCACCAGGACCGACCTGGTCAGCGTCTATCAGGAAGCCGTGGACAACAACGCCGACCTGGCCGCAGCTCGCGCCCAGTACGGAGCCCAGAAGGAAGTGGTGCCCCAGGCCCGGGCCGGCTTGCTGCCGAACCTGTCGGCCGGTGCGGACATGAACAATACGCGCACCAAGTTCGACGAGCCGTCAATGACCTCCACACGCAGTGGCAACGTCTATCGAGCAACCCTGGCCCAGCCCTTGTTCCGCGCCGACCGCTGGTTCCAACTGCAGGCGGCCAAGGACATCAACGAACAGGCTGCCCTGCAACTCTCGGCCACCGAGCAGAACCTGATCCTGCAAAGTGCCGAGAACTACTTCGCGGTCCTGCGCGCCCAAGACAACCTGGCCTCGACCAAGGCCGAGGAAGCTGCGTTCAAGCGCCAGCTCGACCAGTCCAACGAGCGCTTCGACGTGGGCCTGTCGGACAAGACCGACGTGCTGCAATCCCAGGCCAGCTACGACACCGCCCGGGCCAACCGGATCGTCGCCCAGCGCCAGGTGGATGATGCCTTCGAGGCCCTGATTACCCTGACCAACCGCGAATACAACTCGATCCAGGGCATCGTCCACAGCCTGCCGGTGCTGACGCCCACGCCCAACGACGCCAAGGCCTGGGTCGACACTGCCGCCAAGCAGAACCTCAACCTGCTGGCCAGCAACTACGGGGTCAGCGCCGCCGAGGAAACCCTCAAGCAGCGCAAGGCCGGGCACGCCCCGACCCTGGACGCGGTGGTGCAGTACAAGAAGGGCGACAACGATGCCCTGGGTTTCAGCAACCCCAACCCCATGACCCGCTATGGCAGTGATGTCGAGCAGCGCTCCATCGGCCTGCAATTGAACATCCCGATCTACAGCGGCGGACTGACCAGTTCCCAGGTCCGCGAATCCTATTCGCGCCTGAGCCAGTCCGAGCAGCAGCGCGAGTCCCTGCGTCGCCAGGTGGTGGAGAACACCCGCAATCTGCACCGGGCAGTGAACACCGATGTCGAGCAGGTCCAGGCCCGCCGCCAGTCGATCATCTCCAACCAGAGCGCCGTGGAAGCCACGGAAATCGGCTACCAGGTCGGCACCCGCAACATCGTCGACGTGCTCGACGCCCAGCGCCAGCTGTACAACTCGGTGCGCAACTACAACAACAGCCGCTACGACTACATCCTCGACAACCTGCGCCTTAAGCAGGCCGCCGGCACCCTCAACCCAGGGGACCTGCAGGACCTGGCCCGCTACCTCAAGGCCGACTACAACCCGGACCGCGACTTCCTGCCGCCAGACCTGGCCAAGGCCGCCGCCGAGCAGCTCAAGGCCCGTCCCTGAAGGCTGCCACCCAGGAAAAGAAAGGCCACCCAAGCGGGTAATGCCGATCAGTTAAAGAAATGGTAGGAGCGAGGCTTGCCCGCGATGGACTTCAGAGCGCTGCGTTTATCCAGTAAACACGCGCTACCGTTAACGACCATCGCGAGCAATCGAGCGTCGACCGGCTGCTCCTGCAGGGGATCACCTCGCTTAACTGACTGACATTAACCCGAGCGGGTGGCCTTTTTCATGCGGCGCCAGGCGTCAGCTGGATCACTGTTGCAGCAGGCGATCCAAAGCGTCGAGCAGGCGCTGCAACGCGCCCTGGTTGGCGCGCATGACCTCGAGCCCCGCCTCGCCCATCTTGCGGGCGTCCTGGGGCAGCTCGAACAGACTCTGCACCGCCTCCGCCAGGCCCTGGGCATCATCCACTTCCTGCAGGGCCCCGGCTTCACGCAACATCGCGGCGATTTCCAGGAAATTGAACAGGTGCGGGCCGCTGATCACCGGCTTGGCCAGGGCGGCCGGCTCCAGCAAGTTGTGGCCGCCATTGGCCACCAGGCTGCCACCGACAAACGCGCTGTCGGCCAGGGCATAGAGGAACAGCAGCTCACCCATGGTGTCCCCCAGCAGCACCGAGGTGCCCGCAGTCACCAACTCGCCACTGGAGCGCCGCACTGTCGCCAGTCCCTGCTGCCGGCACAGTTCGAAGACCGAGTCGAAGCGCTCCGGATGTCGCGGCACGAGGATCAGCAAGGCATTGGGGTAGCTGGCCAGCAACTGCCGGTGGGCATCGAGCACCACCGCGTCCTCGCCTTCATGGGTACTGGCGGCAATCCACACCGGACGCTCCATGGCCTGCCATTGCTCGCGCAACTGCGTGGCACGCTGCGGCAACTGCGGGTCGATGCTCAGGTCGAACTTGATCGAGCCGGTCACCTGCACCGTTTCCGGACGCGCGCCCAGTTGCAGGAAACGCTCGGCCTCGGCCCGGGTCTGCACCGCGAACAGGCTCATCTGAGCCAGCATCGGCGCACTCAGCCTGGCAAAGCGCCCATACCCTCGGGCCGAACGCGCAGACAGCCGAGCGTTGGCCAGGGCCACCGGAATCCCGCGACGGGCGCACTGGTCGATGTGATTGGGCCACAGTTCGGTTTCCATGATCACCGCCAGCCGGGGCTGCGCGCGCTCGAGAAAACGGGCAGCGGCACACGGCAAGTCGTAGGGCAGGTAGCAATGCTGGATTCGTGGCTCATCGGCAAACAGGGCCTGGATCCGCTCGGAGCCGGTGGGGGTCATGCAGGTCACGGTAATCGGCAGCTGTGGATAACGGGCCAGCAATGCGCGAATCATCGGTGCAGCGGCGATACTCTCGCCGACCGACACCGCATGCACCCAGATCCCACCGGGCTGCAGGGTGGGCAGGCCGATGGAGAATCGCTCGCCGATGCGCTTGGCATAGGCCGGCGCCTTGCGCGAACGCAGCCACAACCGAATCGCCACCAATGGCAGCCCCAGGTAAAACAGTGCGGTGTAGAGAGTTCTATTCATGGCGGCGGAGTTTATCGGTTTTTTAGCCGATCGCCTTCAGGTGCAGGGCAAAACGTTCCGCCAGCCAGCGCGCCGCCGGCCCCAGAGGCTCGTCACGACGCCAGGCCAGTTCCACCACCAGCGCCGGAGGGGTCCAGTCGCTGGCCAACTCGACCATCTGCTGCTGATAGGCCGGGTACTGCACCACATGCCGTGGCAGCCACGCCCAACCCAGGCCGCGCATCAACCACTCGGCCATGACATAAAAGCTGTCGGCACGCCAGACCTGGGGGCTGATCTGCTCACCACCGGGATAACCACTCAGTTGCGGAGCGATCAACAACTGCCGGTGTAGGGCCAGGAGCTGGCAGTTGACCCTTTTTTCGTCGGCCAGGGGATGCCCTACCGCGCAGACCGTGACCATCTCGACGCTGCCCAGGGCCCGGCGTTCCAGGGTCTCGGGCATCTGTTCATGATGGAACAGCAACCCCAGATCGGCCCGGCGCTCCACCAGCTTGCGCGCCACATCGCCCTGGGCACTGCTGGCCAGTTGCACCTCCAGGCTGGGGAAGCGCTCGGACAAGGCCTCCAGACTATCGAGCACCGGCTGATAGGGCATCGCCTCGTCCTGGGCCAGGCGCAACCGAGCCTCCTGGCCACGCATCAGCGCCAGGGCCCGGCCATTGAGGCGATCGCACTGGCGCAGGATTTCCCGGGCCTCCTGCAACAACGCACTGCCCGCCTCGGTCAGCTTCGGCTGGCGACCGCTGCTGCGCTCGAACAGGCCGACCCCCAGGTCGGCCTCCAGCAAGGCAATGGCGTTGCTGATGGCCGACTGGGCCTTGCGGTGCTGACGGGCCACGGCCGAGAACGAGCGCAATTGGGCCACTCCAACGAACAGACGCAACTGCTCCAGGTTCCACTGTGTGCTCATGCGGCGACCCTATCTCAAATTCAGATAGGAAATGACTTTACCCCATCCGGGCAGCCACTAGAATGCCAACCCAGAAAGCCGCCCCGCCACGAGGACCCTCCCATGAACGCTTACTACTACCTGGCCATCGCCATCTGCGCGGAAGTGATCGCCACTGTTTCACTCAAAGCGGTCAAGGGCCTGAGCACGCCACAGCCCCTGCTGCTGGTCATTGCCGGGTACGGCGTGGCCTTCTGGATGTTGACGCTGGTGATGCGCACCGTCCCGGTGGGGGTGGCCTACGCCGTGTGGTCGGGGCTGGGGATCGTCATGGTCAGCATCGCCGCCCTGCTGCTCTACGGCCAGAAGCTGGATATGCCGGCGATCCTGGGCATGGCGCTGATCGTTCTCGGGGTGATGGTGATCCAGTTGTTCTCCAAGACCGCCGGACACTGAAGAGCAACGGCCAGCTTCAGGCGACAAGAAGGCGCAACCACCGGTTGTTGCTTGCAGCTTGAGGCT
Coding sequences:
- a CDS encoding DUF1249 domain-containing protein: MVVNKVRDRYRVDLAGLQAACEANYARLMRLLPDMRNQPVARRIAVTQGDQMLGVLALEVVLACPYTTTLQVRQEHSLPWLPIPQLEVQVYHDARMAEVISAEHARRFRSIYPYPNAFMHQPDEKAQLNVFLGEWLSHCLACGHEFEVVR
- the thiC gene encoding phosphomethylpyrimidine synthase ThiC, with product MTTKLKNASNLSESAQVDQQSVQPFTRSQKIYVQGSRPDIRVPMREITLDVTPTDFGGEINAPVTVYDTSGPYTDPNVVIDVRKGLGDVRSAWIDDRGDTERLDGLSSDFGQQRLADAELTKLRFAHVRNPRRAKAGANVSQMHYARQGIITAEMEYVAIRENMKLQEARAAGLLKQQHGGHSFGASIPKEITAEFVREEIARGRAIIPANINHTELEPMIIGRNFLVKINGNIGNSALGSSIEEEVAKLTWGIRWGSDTVMDLSTGKHIHETREWIIRNSPVPIGTVPIYQALEKVNGVAEDLTWELFRDTLIEQAEQGVDYFTIHAGVLLRYVPLTAKRVTGIVSRGGSIMAKWCLAHHKENFLYTHFDEICEIMKAYDVSFSLGDGLRPGSIADANDEAQFGELETLGELTKIAWKHDVQCMIEGPGHVPMQLIKENMDKQLECCDEAPFYTLGPLTTDIAPGYDHITSGIGAAMIGWFGCAMLCYVTPKEHLGLPNKDDVKTGIITYKIAAHAADLAKGHPGAQIRDNALSKARFEFRWEDQFNLGLDPDTARSFHDETLPKDSAKVAHFCSMCGPKFCSMKITQEVREYAANQRIEAVDVDVAKGMAEQAERFKQEGSQLYQKV
- the cpdA gene encoding 3',5'-cyclic-AMP phosphodiesterase, yielding MPSVSAPPADDSVLLVQLSDSHLFAETEGTLLGMNTSDSLQRVIDLVLAQQPRIDLMLATGDLSQDGSLESYQRFRQLTAQIQAPGRWLPGNHDEPQIMQLAARDSELLHPVVDVGNWRITLLDSSVPGSVPGFLQDDQLQLLARSLDEAPERHHLICLHHHPVSIDCTWMEPIGLRNAQALFEVIERHAQVRALLWGHVHQEIDQLRDGLRLLASPSTCIQFEPRSDDFKVEERAPGYRWLRLLADGRLETGVQRVEGYEFTIDYGSNGY
- a CDS encoding RsiV family protein; translation: MSLVKIASVACIALTLGACQSLFQPSYKTPLEATREKSEQLKPGCSGAECPLVNLDTVHFPAEPQLDAIIEKRLLQMTRTSPDAPLPASLVAYREQFLRSAADRHGMYLQSKVRDQHDGLVIIELASYLDTGAANGTPGRGFVNYSRQQHKALSLADMLLPDQEDRFWKAARVAHNNWLISTHLDREAEFVRAWPFQKTPNVALTRNAVTLKYDVSAIAPAPLGHVELQIPYERLRGIFKPELLPDAN
- a CDS encoding NUDIX domain-containing protein is translated as MTDFAHSTPSAVQIVRRENCFQGFYRLDRLHLRHELFAGGMGPEISREVFIRHDAVCLLPYDPQRDEVVLIEQFRVGAMGKAATPWLVELVAGLIDKDEQPEQVARREAQEEAGLDISALWPMTQYFPSPGGSTELVHLYLGRCDSSAAGGLHGLVEEAEDIRVSVMAYEDAQQAMRDGLICNAASIIALQWLALNRAEVRGLWS
- the waaA gene encoding lipid IV(A) 3-deoxy-D-manno-octulosonic acid transferase, coding for MNRTLYTALFYLGLPLVAIRLWLRSRKAPAYAKRIGERFSIGLPTLQPGGIWVHAVSVGESIAAAPMIRALLARYPQLPITVTCMTPTGSERIQALFADEPRIQHCYLPYDLPCAAARFLERAQPRLAVIMETELWPNHIDQCARRGIPVALANARLSARSARGYGRFARLSAPMLAQMSLFAVQTRAEAERFLQLGARPETVQVTGSIKFDLSIDPQLPQRATQLREQWQAMERPVWIAASTHEGEDAVVLDAHRQLLASYPNALLILVPRHPERFDSVFELCRQQGLATVRRSSGELVTAGTSVLLGDTMGELLFLYALADSAFVGGSLVANGGHNLLEPAALAKPVISGPHLFNFLEIAAMLREAGALQEVDDAQGLAEAVQSLFELPQDARKMGEAGLEVMRANQGALQRLLDALDRLLQQ
- a CDS encoding YqiA/YcfP family alpha/beta fold hydrolase, translated to MSGSILYIHGFNSAPASTKATQLRQVMEQIGLAGQLRVPALHHHPRQAIAQLEQAIAELGRPLLVGSSLGGYYATHLAERHGLKALLVNPAVNPHRLFDGYLGPQKNLYTDETWELTLDHVAALEALEVPPPQDPERYQVWLQTADETLDYRHAQAYYRACALRIQAGGDHSFQGFTGQLPAMLNFAGITADQYQALDLTAL
- the cytX gene encoding putative hydroxymethylpyrimidine transporter CytX, encoding MNSPTSSYSPDHAVPVDKRAFGARDLFSLWFSLGIGLMVLQTGALLAPGLGLVHSLLAILLGTAIGVLLLAAVGVIGSDTGLASMAALRLSLGRHGARLPAVLNLLQLVGWGSFEIIVMRDAASLLGTRAFGEGSAWTSPLLWTLFFGALATLLAVSGPLTFVRRILRKWGIWLLLAACLWLTWNLFARADLAALWAQAGDGSMPFAVGFDIAIAMPLSWLPLIADYSRFGKRAKSVFGGTALGFFIGNFWLMSLGVAYTLAFAPSGEVNALLLALAGAGLGIPLLLILLDESENAFADIHSAAVSSGILLRLKVEHLALAIGVLCTLIACLAPLAQYQNFLLLIGSVFAPLFGVVLVDHFILRRRNAQVPLAALRGPALLAWLGGVSTYHLLANLYPDVGATLPSLLLAGLLHGLLGFSWRQEAARA
- a CDS encoding TolC family outer membrane protein, whose product is MLRKLSLAVAVSCASNGMAWAAEAPVSTTRTDLVSVYQEAVDNNADLAAARAQYGAQKEVVPQARAGLLPNLSAGADMNNTRTKFDEPSMTSTRSGNVYRATLAQPLFRADRWFQLQAAKDINEQAALQLSATEQNLILQSAENYFAVLRAQDNLASTKAEEAAFKRQLDQSNERFDVGLSDKTDVLQSQASYDTARANRIVAQRQVDDAFEALITLTNREYNSIQGIVHSLPVLTPTPNDAKAWVDTAAKQNLNLLASNYGVSAAEETLKQRKAGHAPTLDAVVQYKKGDNDALGFSNPNPMTRYGSDVEQRSIGLQLNIPIYSGGLTSSQVRESYSRLSQSEQQRESLRRQVVENTRNLHRAVNTDVEQVQARRQSIISNQSAVEATEIGYQVGTRNIVDVLDAQRQLYNSVRNYNNSRYDYILDNLRLKQAAGTLNPGDLQDLARYLKADYNPDRDFLPPDLAKAAAEQLKARP